DNA sequence from the Vicia villosa cultivar HV-30 ecotype Madison, WI linkage group LG3, Vvil1.0, whole genome shotgun sequence genome:
GATATCTTCGTTTCGGAACTCTTTTGATGATGTTTCCGATAGCAATCTTTTCAACTCTTTGATATTCTCGAACGACGCAGCTTCATGAATCTTCAACATCTCATTCTCATGAACAAGCAAATTGAGACTATCTTTTAGTCTAGCATTCTCAGCTTTTGCGATTTCAGCAGCTTCTTTTGCAACATTAGCTTCATTCAATGCCTGTTTTAATATATCGCGCAGTTTTTGATTCTCTTCTTTCGAAATCTTTGTTTTACCCTCAGCCTCTTTAAGCAATTCAACCACTCTTGATGTTTCTTCCTGTGTAAGCAACCTTTCCTCTTCCGCTCTTTTAATACAAGTCACAAACTCAGTTTCTTTCCCATTCCACGCCAAAAGCGATTCTTCAGCCTCTAATCTCAACCTCTCCGCGGTGTTCTTAAACCTATCCGCTTCTTTCCTCGTCACATCCAGAAGCTCTTTGTACTTCTCTTCCGTGGTTTCCAACATCGCTTTCCAACGCTCCGCCTCACTTTTCGTGTGCTCAAGTTCAACTTGACTCAACGTCAGTTTCGCTTTCACTTGGTTAGCTTCCGTCGCTACCTCTTTCAACGCGAACGCCAAATCATCCATAGCTTTCTTGCTATTCTCCTCCGCTTTCGTCGCTGCTTTCAGCTCGCTCTTAAGCAAATTCAATTCTTCAACCAAACTACTCGCCTCCAATGCGAATAGTCCCTCCTCTTCCACGCTCTCGTCCTCGCGACTTTCATTCAACTTCCTCTTCGCCAACTCTTGTTCGTTCGCCTTTTTTCCCTCGGAATCATTGTTTTTGTTCGCACCTAATTGAAAGGTCTTCAGTTTCTCTTCAAGTGAAGAAATCTCATGCCTCGCCTCTTCGAGCAGACCTTTATTCTGCTCAAGCTGCTTCGTCTGCATCACCAACGTATCAAACAAATTCGTCTCCGCCTCTCTCCGTTTCTCCGCCTCCGCCTCCGCTTCCTGAATCTTCCTTCTATACTCAGCCAACAAATCATCTTTATCAGACAATTTCCTTTCATGTTCTTTAACCAACATTCCAGTATTATCATTTCGCGTCTCGGAAACCGTCCTCTTTGTTGCCACTACTTCTTCAACCATTGCATTGGTTTTCTCAGCCACCATTTTAATCTCTCTAAGCTCTTTAATCGctctacctttctcttcttccaaTTCTCTCATACGCTCCTTAGTTTGACTCAATTTATCATCATATAGCTCCATACGATGCTTTTGCATCATTGGAAATATGGTTTGCGGATATTGTAGAAGAAATGTTTGATGAAAAGCGAAGGGTGAATTTAGGAAAAGTGTATAATTAGAATGAGAATCAGAGAAAAAGATGGGTTTGGTTTTTATATAAAATCTCCGAAGATGACGGGGTTTCTTTGGTTtggtagaagaagaaaaaaacaagttTGAAATTGGATTAATTATAAGTAGTAATTATTTTGGAATTTGGACGGAATCAACGTCGAACCAACCAAAGTAATTTCGTCGGTAAGAATAAAGTTGAATTCAATTGCAGCCTTTAAGCGGCTGACGATGTTAAATGTGACCAAATACTCTTTTCCTCTCATGTGAACGgtgattttaaatatttgattatctcagcttacttttttttttcattacaaattttttaaggaaatttttttaaatatttaattaattgtgaGTCTTGTCTATTTATTTACGTTTCTTCTTTCACCACTGTATCATCATTTAAATATAATTCAAGTGTTCTCAATTTTCTTTTGCAACTAgtcttttatatttaaaattttgttttatattttttacataatatttttattaatttattgttgttacatttttttattatttatttgacatttatctaaaatacaatatattatataattaagaCACCAAACAATTTGAATGTTGGCATTGATTATATTTtagcaaaaataacaaaataaaatatgtttagAAGATTCAAAATACAAAGACCAATCTACGATGCACCAAATTACTAAATGCGGAGCAGGTAGACCATTTTTTCTCCATGTCGTAGATAATTTCTTACAAAAATATCATGCCAATCGCATAAACTAATTCAATATTTATTTACAAGTCATGTCGTTCCACATGCATGCAATTATCAACTATCTTTCCTATTTAGCGAGGAAAATATGCCACTTTAGaggtatttaaattttttcattcAAATTTCACTTTTCACTCTCTTATTGACATGGTGATGGACAATTTAATAGCAAGTGTACTTGGTGTTGTTATCGaagtgataaaaataaatttgtctCCACAAGAATTGCGAACTTAAAATAAGATACATTGTGCGATACAATTTAAAAACAATAACATGGTTTTTTCATATTGTTTTGGTCAAAAACACAAGAAAAGAGTTGTATAACGATGATGAAAAAAGCGGTCAGGTTTTATTGTCAGAATTCCCTATTTCTACTTGATTGATGAAACGTGCATTAACAGACATGCACTGAATATAGAGTAACACAACGAATTAACACTAAGACTACACTCAATCCCTTGGCGTGTAGCTCACTGCACTAAGTGTTTTTGTTCCTTTTTTCACCAACTTTCTCACTAAGTCCTTTttcacccaaaaatattttttccgTCTTTTTTCACTTAAATGCTTCTAACTTGCTCAATTCTTGTCAAAATTCGTCAATTTTTCTTGCTAAATGACGTGCACTGATAGCCCGTCATCATAACCCCAAACTTGAACTGTTTCTTGTCTTCAAGTAACCTATCTGCACACTCAAACTTTgtcaaaaataaattacaaaccTTACCACATGAATGTCACTTGCTTTTGCTGATTGAGACGTTTCTTCCCTGCTTTGCTTTAACTAATTCAGATTAGTTCTTCCAGCATCAATACTCAACATGTCTATCTACTCACCATGATGCACTCAATTGCAAGGGTGTCCACTCAATCACATACAAGAGTAAAAATCAATGAATTTGTAAGCTATATGCAAACTCAATCATATCATATTTAAACACACATTTGTGGAATTTTGAGGTTGTATCTTGGCTTATGCTAGAGTAGGATAAATTTTTGGATAATCACCTTAAATCTTGGAGTTAGGTACCTCTTTGTCCTTTCGTTATTTTATTCCGGTCATatcactctttctttcaatttggGTACTAGATATTTTTCAAATATGTggtccttttcttttctttttctcattattttttttgaaaatgccATGATTTTGACATATTTTTTTCTATCTTTTTATTTGACCCCTTGTCTAGTATCCTCAACCTCAAACTTAAAGGTTGCTAACGTCAAAGAGCATCCACAAACTTAGTGATTAGCTTATactgaaaataaaatttatccaCCTAACTGTAAGGAGGGTGCAAATGTTTTTATATTTCAAGCCAAGGGCTTATAATATAATAGGCTAAGTCACCAAAAGAATGGGAAAGACTCAAAATGGTTAACAAGGGATCTAATCATAATGCACGAGTTGTTTACAAGGCCATAAAATTTTCACAAACAACTGCCTATATGTGTTTTTATCAAATCAACTAATTAAATAGACGAAATGCAAATTCTAGATATTACAATCGCATGGATACACTCAAAAAAGAAATAAGTAAACTTTGGAAATATTTTGGCTCATGTTTAAATATCTAACAGTTGAATACCAGCAATTGTGTCTCTTCTCTTCATCAGCCATCACTTGGCTTGGACACTTCAATTTAGatcactttatttatttttcattgtgACTGCTTTTCTATTCAATGGAAAAGAGTTAAGCATTACAAAATTCATTAATTAAAGAAAACTAAGCATTACAAAATTTGGAGTAGAACAATTTTAGTAGCTCCCCATCTTCCTTTGATTGGTGCATAAtggaaataaaacaaaacaaaaggaaCTAAAAGTAGAACTGCTGAATTAGAAACTATCATTTGGGTGATAGAAGTCGTGAAACCGGTTAAGATCATCTTGGTGTTGTTTATGTATAGATTTGGCAACGCTTCATGTGCCTAAGTGGTTATGACCGAGGCAAATTCTTCCCACAGTTGCATTTGTTcaggttgttgttgatgatggaCTCCTTTAAATGGTTGTTGCATTTCATGATGGTAGACATCTTCTTCTCCTTGGTCCTCTTGGCCTCTGATTGGATGTTGATGGTGGAGGGTCTTGCAGATGGAACTTGCTTTGATTGGAAGCATAGGGTTGATCATCATATCCTCTGGGTGCATCGGGACTCCTACCAACCTGAACAATTTGTAAATAACACAAAAGCGCCCCTAGTTATTTGTGGGACATTAGCCATAAATTTGATGTTCCAAGTATGTGGTGATATTATCCGTAAAGAAAGTGTGTATACTTTCTACAGGTGTTTGTATATAGGAAGTGGTGTTCATTTTGTTTGTTGTAAAAAGGTCCTTTGAATCAGGAAGACTCAAAGTCCACCATAGTTTGTGTGTGTCTGTGTTAGAAGGTCGTAGGAGAGTCTTGGTGTGAggttgtacaaagatctaacatagTGAAATCTTTCACGGGGTGTGGAGGGACTAGACTAACCTTGATTAGAAAGGTAAACtaagatatatatttatgttctttattgtttctgcacttttatttttctgcacgtTTATTCATTTGCTCATCATAATTCTtctagaaaaataaaagaatcaaaacatTTGCAAAATAACAAGAAATATTCTTAAAACCTAATTCACTTCCTCTTAGGTTGCACTTTGTACTTATCTTCATACTCAAAAAATGAAGAATGTGCAAACTTTGTATTAATGATGTcacaccattctgatgatgaacacgagGTTTGTGATTATGGATTAAATGATAAACCTTCATATGAGGAATTATAAAATGCATTTCATGAATTACATGAGAAATGTTTGACACTTTCTAGAACTGTTgcaaaacaaaagaaattaattttATCTCTAGAAAGCAAGGCTAATGACACTAATGTGAAATTGAATAAGCTCAAAAATTTTGCATGTAATAAATGTTAATAGCAAGAATCCTAAATTGTTGTACTAAACTAAGTTACAAAGAAATATGAAAAAGGTCAAATTGGTTTGGAAGATGTGCTAGACAAAGATATTCAAGAGATAAATGTGGGTTAGGCTTTTCTAAACTTGATAAATCAAGCCCAAGTAAAACAATCTTTGTTAAAGCTAGCATAAAATTCAACAATGTAGAACCAAAGAAATTGCATGGTGTAATTCATCCTAAAATGTCTTATAATAGAAATAATTCTTATGTCTATAAAAGGAATCATGTTTTTAGACCTACATGCTTTTATTGTAATACAAAAGGATATACTTCTAGTGCTTGCTACAAAAGAAATTATGGTGTTCCTTATATTGAGTATTTAAGGGTAAGGAAGAGAACTAACCCAATAAGACCCAAAGAATATTGGGTACCTAGAAATTACTATTAACTGTTTGTGTATGTACTTGAAGACCATATGCTAATATTgtcaaataaaaattgatttctcAAGATACAAGACCACATGATATGGTAGAATTAAACTTTCTTTTGATTAAAGATGATTTGAAGAACATCAAATTAGTGTGAAGAAGATAAGTATTTTTATATCTAATGTATATTTTCCCTTACATATTATGTTTCTTTGgattttactcttttttttttataatgtcaaaaggggggggggggagatAGATGGTTTTTTTTTCCAGGATACCAAAGATAAAGGCCTAACTTGCAATATAAAGGGGGAGATATGCAGGATAGGAGGAGATATACAAGATTGGGGAGCAATCAAGTGTCAAGAAAAAACTTCCCATCAATatattttgtcatcatcaaaatggtGAGACTTTGAAGAAGATGTTTTTCATCTATCTAAGCTTAGTTTTTCTAAAGACGAAAGCTcatagaagaaagatcaaaaaagaaaaagattgaaATAAAGTATCAAGATTGgataagttttgaaaatcaaaaggttTAATCATGAAAATTAAGTTAGAATGGAAATTCATATGTGTTATGTGCCGTCTAGAGACCCGAGACCCACTGCTCCATTGCTATGCGCCAGCCAAATGCCCAATAATATGAGGCCGATTATCTAGCCTACTCCACAAGACCCAAGATACAAATACCTTCGTAAAGGGTTCTAAGGTACAAAATATCTAATCTCCACATTGACTATCGTCTATCTTGAACCCTAAACTAACTTAGGCGTTGGAGTGATAACCATGCAAGTACCCCTCTCCCCATTTAAGTTCACTGTATTGGAGATATCAACATTGGTTATTAGCGTCATATCAACACTGATACCTCTGGTTCAAGAAGCACTGTGATTCTAACCTTGAATCTACTGTGTTGTATCTGTGAAGTGTAATAGAAGCTCCATTCCACATTAGTTTCCGCAATCATCGTCATTTGTGGTTTCGTAATAAAGTAGAGGCGCCACCCATGGAAATTGACTTTTTATTCCTATGATTTCCAGGATTCCATGTTTGATTAAGAGTCAATCGATTTCTCCTAACACTCAATCAATTGAttatatttctgtttgggaaatttcaaaaatgttgaaGAGTCAATCGATTGACTCATTATGTCAATCAGTTAACatagtgattttttttgatattttttaaatgttGGAATTGAGTCAATCGATTGACATTATATGTCAATCGATGAACATCCTGAAactttttgaaaattctgaaacatTGCATACCTCTTTAAGAGGCATCTAATGATTTCATAATTCAAATCACCTCTTTCACTCATATTTCTCAAACAACTCTTACTATTTTTTCAAGTGTTCATACACAATGTCATAGATACTTTTACTACTTAAATTTCATTCATTAAGAAAAAGATTCATAAACCATTGAGCATTTAATGTTTATATATTCTTAAATTATTCATTGAAAGAGAAGATTAAATTTTAAAGATATTGGAAAGCATACAAACTGGTTATATTTAATTTATCTATCTATTGTAAATTATTCACCAAGTATATGGGTGATATTGTCTGTAAGGAAAGTGTGTGTACTTCTACAGGTGTTTGCAAATAGGAAGAGATGTTCTTTCTATTGTTTGTAAAAAGGTTTTTTGCATTGGGGAGATTCAAAGTTCACCGTAGGTTTGGTGTGTCTGTcgtagaagattgtaggagagtCTTAGTGTGAGACTGTACAAAGATATAATACCGTGAAATACTTCACTGAGTACAGAGGAACTGGACTACCCTAGTTTAGAAAGGGGGGCCAGGATATatctttgtgttttttttattgtttctgcacttttatttttctgcacgtttactaattcgttcatcataattctttcataaaaataatataatcaaaacatcTGCAAAATAATGAGACATTTTCTTAAAACTCAATTCATCCTCCTCTTAGGTTGCACCCTGTACTTATAATAAACACATCAATCCATGAGTATGAAATGTTTCGAATGAAGCATGAAGAAAATATTCAGGACATggaaaaatagtatattattattgttaatcatttaaaaactctgggtaattttttttcaaaatgttaGTTTAATTAAAAAGTACTTAGTTGCTTAAGTTGTAGCTGGCAACTTAAAGTCACTACGATTAATGAATCTAAAGACTTGTCTTCTATGAATTTGACTACATTGTTTGGTAAATTTTAGGAACATGAAATTGAGCTAAAACATCCTGTTGTAAGTGGAGAAGGCGATAAGAAAAGAGATAGTTCTGCATTGAAAGCCACAAATGTCAATGACATGAAATTAGAAGATGAAAACTGTCAAAGTGAAAATGATAAAGATATGGATCTCCAATTTAAGGTAGAACCTGTATAAAATCTATTGTGCACTTTTCTTTcccttatttctttatttttctgttatttaaTATTCCTTTCTTAAATCTCTGCTTCATCTCTTTTCTTAAAATTGACCaagtaaaatcaattattttctttgaagTTATGAAAAACCTTTATATCAAAATTCATCCCCGCTTGTGTTTGAAGTCACTTAGACAACCCTCGTGGCCTaatttgttttgctttaacaaTTTTTGGACTGAAACTAAATACTCTTAAAGTTTAGTTAAGGAAAATTGGTCGTGATTAATGAATGCAAAACGCGTATGCCGAAAGTAAAACTCAAATTGTTAAAGTATAAGCTTCAAGCATGGAACAATGAAGTCTTTGGAATTATGGATATAAATATAGGTCTTTAACAACTGGATGAGATGTCAATATTATGTGATCATATGGCAATACGAAAAAAGTGGTGCACTAACACTTTTGGGATCAAATTTGAATTAAATAAAGTCTTTTTTGGCCAAAAGTTGAGAGCAAAATGGGTTGGCAGAGGGGACTCCAACATTAGATCTTACCTTGATTGCATTAAATCCAATAGGAAAAGATCTTAAATTGATGCTTTAGTCATAAGAAATGAGTGGATGAATGTAAATAAGATAGAAGACAAGGCTAAAAGTCATTTTATGAGACTTTTAAAGAAAGAGATTTTTCTCGGCCAACTTTGGATGAAGTATATATTGATAGAATCCTTCATAATACATGAGCTTATTGGGGTCTAAACGTGTTTAGTCTTAAATTCTATAAGGCTTGTTGGGATGTGGTAAGAGATGATGTCTTGGCATTTTTAAATGAGTTTCATCATAATGTTAAATTACCTAAGCCTGTTATTATTGCATTTATTGTTCCAAAGAGAATATGTTTACATGGACTTACAAATTATATGTTTACATGCACTTACAAATTATAGACTTGATTCTCTTCTGGGAAGCTTGTACAAAATTCTGTCAAAGTTGTTGGCCAGTCGGTTGAAAAGAgccttgcattcatatcaaaaaAACAAATCACTTTTATTCAAGTTAGCCAAATGATAGATGGCATGCTCATTGTAAATGAAAGTGTGGAATGGGATAGGATATAAGAAGGTAAATGCTTCTAATTGAAAGTAGAATTTGAGAAAGtgtatgtgagatattggatcgaactctatcgA
Encoded proteins:
- the LOC131655757 gene encoding WEB family protein At3g02930, chloroplastic-like; amino-acid sequence: MMQKHRMELYDDKLSQTKERMRELEEEKGRAIKELREIKMVAEKTNAMVEEVVATKRTVSETRNDNTGMLVKEHERKLSDKDDLLAEYRRKIQEAEAEAEKRREAETNLFDTLVMQTKQLEQNKGLLEEARHEISSLEEKLKTFQLGANKNNDSEGKKANEQELAKRKLNESREDESVEEEGLFALEASSLVEELNLLKSELKAATKAEENSKKAMDDLAFALKEVATEANQVKAKLTLSQVELEHTKSEAERWKAMLETTEEKYKELLDVTRKEADRFKNTAERLRLEAEESLLAWNGKETEFVTCIKRAEEERLLTQEETSRVVELLKEAEGKTKISKEENQKLRDILKQALNEANVAKEAAEIAKAENARLKDSLNLLVHENEMLKIHEAASFENIKELKRLLSETSSKEFRNEDIEKYSAAKEGVKAKEHHKEHKESKSLSKTFSLNLKDMITIKQPPKVVNNEEVTNNKESKEDDTLKGSIFDEVDDTSDESPNHDVDMGVPEDFDNLDESHFDDYEGDKNNRKRRALLRRFGDLIRRKSTIEKVQT